In Harpia harpyja isolate bHarHar1 chromosome Z, bHarHar1 primary haplotype, whole genome shotgun sequence, a single window of DNA contains:
- the LOC128137043 gene encoding laminin subunit beta-4-like isoform X1 — MWCRRVPTELPVSAAPSAAQPGTAALQGCRAGFQPASTRGTTVPCVGHRWLVPGLCLTLAKARCGQVPPLAWHGCRRRRQAPAALLQEQPPSPSRAKLGVSAAHPGHQPPARHPGPHGHRQSLRLPMDLLALALLLVGVPVARGWQEPDLSHGCARGSCYPATGNLLVGRAPRLSATSTCGLDGPQEYCIVSHLQDSEKCFTCDSRDPSLPESHRIENVIYLSGPHGQRTWWQSENGVEHVSIRLDLEGEFHFTHLIMKFKTFRPAAMLVERSADFGRSWKVYRYFAYNCSKLFPGIPGQPSGLVDKVLCDQRYSEIEPSSHGEVIFKVLDPSIPVADPYSPDIQDLLRVTNLRVNLTKLHTLGDNLLDSRREVLHKYYYAVDELVLRGSCFCHGHAAHCAPAPGAPTSSVPGMIHGRCVCEHHTQGLNCERCQDFYHDLPWRPAEGSSTNACRRCDCNEHSRRCHFDMAVFLATGNSSGAVCDSCQHNTMGRRCHLCKPFYYRHPRSDIRAPTACAPCDCDPAGSLDGGACDGHTDVALGMIAGQCRCKENVAGPRCDRCRHGAYGLSHGDPQGCQPCRCDPRGTVAGSSPCDPISGDCYCKRFVAGRSCSQCVPEFWGLSYDVGGCRPCACDFGGAYNNRCSMEDGACPCRPHLMGRQCDQVQPGFFCAPLDYYTYEAERATGHSHGHPQLPGSVRAEVPQDCLEYDTREPGGRKGRLRHQRSPPRAPQPRAPSRRSRQQPPKPDVEEVVRDGTGHMVTWTGSGFARVRDGAGLTFRVDDVPYPMDYELLLRYEPESAEDWEAVVGVSSRALPTSPRCGNVLPSEQMYRESLPHSQRYVLLSQPFCFEPSTPYEVTMRLQRAGVTQRHPSAFILIDSLVLLPRVSELPGFHGAEAAARQEELERYRCLEAFRMGPPHPLAQACARLVCSVSALLHGGALPCQCDPQGSRSSECQAQGGQCECKPHVLGRRCDRCAPGSYGFGPLGCSPCACSPEGSVSQLCDAVSGQCRCQPGAVGRQCDQCQPGHWGFPACRPCQCNGHTKECDPRTGSCLRCRDHTAGRHCERCQDGYYGDPVLGSGQQCRPCPCPGYPGTRHYHGTACHADEETHHIVCLCAPGYVGPRCDRCSPGYFGTPEMEGGVCRPCQCNNNIDASDPGACDPRTGHCLRCLYHTAGPRCAHCQPGYYGNALQRSCRRCSCDPRGTLASHCAAGTCTCDRSSGTCACRPNVVGKSCDHCAPHFWSLGGPGGCEPCGCHPTRALHPACETVTGQCQCRPGFGGRICSQCQEHHWGDPERECRACECEPLGSESPQCEQASGQCQCRPGFGGLRCDRCQRGYQEAFPRCSPCHPCFGRWDPTLGSLRDGLRRLGAQARALREGGSVPPLSPRRLRALEEALGHVERLLGEGGSPSSPLLDGLPGQLDGTRQVCAVDWGGGDPPFVTQKGLRPLSSPQRMELDDFWKQLQELEQHLDQLAQADVQHRGRLAGLSRELGGLNRTASHLQILLSTVAAAGFGESYRSILASVEDSRKAEAVVNGTASKLKGAQATRQAAERVLRQRGDAFRRSTAAARKSLREAQKRVMGLSVARINEKICGAPGDLSCEQAPCGGALCQDSAGTRHCGGMGCAGALPISARALSSAHNTSQQLEVALGQLGVVAQKPHAPQTQEVQELARGARSRAEEALGRSQAARSRAEKATAQLRDFIRRIKAFLAEEGADPGSIELVARQVLNISLPSSPGRIQELLREMRESIGQLEGVDVVLNSTAQGLATARGLLAQGRDARRRAEGVRDELAGTQRALEVAQAQATAAGSALQSARDAIRVAESRVKEAERRLQALEGKELRAQRRLRELAQRVTTLQEQGRDARRVAQQAKDGAQRATATSDTLGQDLVQVTQRYVVLKGRVNGLARVSSGALQRVTQLTAEARDLLDKASSSKRKLEELEQHFGANERAMAAKATRLQALEQRVWGLLEEIRERANAYATC; from the exons ATGTGGTGCAGGCGAGTCCCGACTGAGCTGCCTGTCTCGGCAGCCCCAAGTGCCGCACAACCGGGCACGGCAGCCCTGCAGGGATGCCGTGCCGGCTTCCAGCCAGCCTCGACACGGGGCACCACCGTGCCGTGCGTGGGTCACCGCTGGCTTGTACCTGGCCTCTGCCTCACCTTGGCTAAAGCTCGGTGCGGGCAGGTCCCTCCCCTCGCCTGGCACGGCTGCCGGAGGAGGAGACAGGCGCCGGCCGCCCTCCTCCAGGAACAGCCACCGAGCCCCAGCAGGGCCAAGCTGGGCGTCTCCGCAGCCCACCCGGGCCACCAGCCACCTGCCCGGCACCCCGGGCCCCATGGGCACAG GCAGAGCCTGCGGCTGCCCATGGACCTCCTGGCACTCGCTCTCCTCCTGG TAGGGGTGCCAGTGGcgaggggctggcaggagcccgACCTGAGCCACGGCTGCGCCCGCGGCAGCTGCTACCCGGCCACCGGGAACCTGCTGGTGGGGCGAGCCCCCCGCCTGAGTGCCACCTCCACATGCGGGCTGGATGGGCCCCAGGAGTACTGCATCGTCAGCCACCTCCAG GACTCGGAGAAATGCTTCACCTGCGACTCACGGGACCCGTCCCTGCCCGAGAGCCACCGCATTGAGAACGTCATCTACCTTAGCGGACCCCATGGCCAGCGGACCTGGTGGCAGTCAGAGAACG GCGTGGAGCATGTCAGCATCCGCCTGGACCTGGAGGGCGAGTTCCACTTCACCCACCTCATCATGAAGTTTAAG ACCTTCCGCCCTGCGGCCATGCTGGTGGAGCGCTCGGCCGACTTCGGGCGCAGCTGGAAGGTCTACCGCTACTTCGCCTACAACTGCTCCAAGCTCTTCCCCGGCATCCCTGGCCAGCCCTCGGGGCTGGTGGACAAGGTGCTGTGTGACCAGCGCTACTCTGAGATCGAGCCCTCCAGCCACGGGGAG gtCATCTTCAAGGTGCTGGACCCCTCCATCCCTGTGGCGGATCCCTACAGCCCGGACATCCAGG ACCTGCTGCGCGTCACCAACCTGCGGGTGAACCTCACCAAGCTGCACACGCTGGGGGACAACCTGCTGGACTCGCGGCGGGAGGTGCTGCACAAGTACTACTACGCTGTGGATGAGCTGGTACTGCGCGGGAGCTGCTTCTGTCACGGCCACGCTGCCCACTGTGCCCCAGCACCCGGTGCCCCAACATCCTCCGTCCCCGGCATG ATCCACGGGCGCTGCGTCTGCGAGCACCACACGCAGGGGCTGAACTGCGAGCGCTGCCAGGACTTCTACCACGACCTGCCCTGGCGCCCGGCTGAGGGCTCCAGCACCAACGCCTGCCGCC GCTGTGACTGCAACGAGCACTCGCGGCGGTGCCACTTCGACATGGCCGTCTTCCTGGCCACGGGGAACAGCAGCGGGGCTGTGTGTGACAGCTGCCAGCACAACACCATGGGCCGCCGCTGCCACCTCTGCAAGCCCTTCTACTACCGGCACCCCCGCTCCGACATCCGTGCCCCCACTGCCTGCGCCC CATGTGACTGTGACCCGGCGGGCTCGCTGGATGGAGGCGCCTGTGACGGGCACACGGACGTGGCGCTGGGCATGATTGCGGGGCAGTGCCGCTGCAAGGAGAACGTGGCCGGTCCCCGCTGTGACCGCTGCCGGCACGGTGCCTACGGCCTCAGCCATGGCGATCCGCAGGGCTGCCAGC CATGCAGGTGTGACCCACGGGGCACGGTGGCGGGCAGCTCCCCCTGCGACCCCATCAGTGGGGACTGTTACTGCAAACGCTTCGTGGCTGGGCGCTCCTGCAGCCAGTGCGTG CCCGAGTTCTGGGGCCTCAGCTATGACGTGGGGGGCTGCCGACCCTGCGCCTGCGACTTCGGGGGAGCCTACAACAACCG GTGCTCCATGGAGGACGGGGCTTGTCCCTGCCGTCCCCACCTCATGGGGCGGCAGTGCGACCAGGTCCAGCCTGGCTTCTTCTGCGCCCCCCTTGACTACTACACCTACGAGGCTGAGCGGGCCACCGGCCACAGCCACGGCCACCCCCAGCTCCCG GGCAGCGTCCGGGCAGAGGTGCCCCAGGACTGCCTGGAGTACGACACCAGGGAGCCGGGGGGGCGGAAGGGGCGCCTGCGGCACCAGCGCagccccccccgcgcccctcaGCCCCGTGCCCCCTCCCGCCGCAGCCGCCAGCAGCCCCCCAAG CCGGACGTGGAGGAGGTGGTGCGGGACGGCACCGGGCACATGGTGACGTGGACGGGCTCGGGGTTCGCCCGGGTGAGAGATGGGGCTGGCCTAACCTTCCGCGTGGACGACGTGCCCTACCCCATGGACTACGAGCTGCTGCTGCGCTACGAGCCTGAG TCGGCCGAGGACTGGGAGGCTGTGGTCGGCGTCAGCTCCCGGGCGCTGCCCACCAGCCCTCGCTGCGGGAACGTGCTGCCCTCCGAGCAGATGTACCGTGAGAGCCTGCCCCACAGCcagag GTATGTGCTGCTGTCCCAGCCCTTCTGCTTTGAGCCCAGCACCCCCTACGAGGTGACCATGCGGCTTCAACGGGCCGGAGTCACCCAGCGCCACCCCAGCGCCTTCATCCTCATCGACTCG CTGGTGCTCCTGCCCCGGGTGTCGGAGTTGCCGGGCTTCCACGGGGCAGAGGCGGCGGCAcgccaggaggagctggagcgaTATCGGTGCCTGGAGGCGTTTCGCATGGGCCCCCCACACCCCCTGGCCCAGGCCTGCGCCCGCCTGGTCTGCAGCGTCTCAGCCCTGCTGCACGGCGGGGCACTGC CCTGCCAGTGCGACCCACAGGGCTCCCGCAGCAGCGAGTGCCAGGCGCAGGGAGGGCAGTGTGAGTGCAAGCCCCACGTCCTTGGCCGGCGCTGTGACCGCTGTGCCCCAGGCAGCTACGGCTTCGGACCCCTGGGCTGCAGCC CCTGCGCCTGCTCCCCGGAGGGCTCGGTGTCACAGCTGTGCGATGCGGTGAGCGGGCAGTGCCGCTGCCAGCCTGGTGCTGTGGGCCGGCAGTGTGACCAGTGCCAGCCTGGCCACTGGGGCTTTCCCGCCTGCCGGCCCTGCCAGTGCAACGGGCACACCAAGGAGTGCGACCCCcggacaggcagctgcctgcgctgccgTGACCACACTGCCGGACGGCACTGCGAGAG GTGCCAGGATGGGTACTACGGGGACCCAGTGCTGGGCTCGGGGCAGCAGTGCcggccctgcccctgccccggctaCCCCGGCACACGGCACTACCACGGGACCGCCTGCCACGCCGACGAGGAGACCCACCACATCGTCTGCCTCTGTGCGCCTGGATACGTCG ggcCCCGCTGCGACCGCTGCTCCCCTGGCTACTTTGGGACGCCGGAGATGGAGGGTGGCGTGTGCCGGCCCTGTCAATGCAACAATAACATCGACGCCAGCGACCCGGGGGCCTGTGACCCCCGCACGGGGCACTGCCTGCGCTGCCTGTACCACACCGCTGGGCCCCGCTGCGCCCACTGCCAGCCCGGCTACTACGGCAATGCCCTGCAGCGCAGCTGCCGGc GCTGCAGCTGTGACCCACGGGGAACCCTGGCCTCCCACTGTGCCGCCGGCACCTGCACCTGCGACCGCAGCAGCGGCACCTGTGCCTGCCGGCCCAACGTGGTGGGCAAGAGCTGTGACCACTGCGCACCCCACTTCTGGAGCCTGGGGGGACCAGGGGGCTGCGAGCCCTGTGGCTGCCACCCCACACGCGCCTTGCACCCCGCCTGCGAGACG GTGACGGGGCAGTGCCAGTGCCGGCCTGGCTTTGGGGGCCGCATCTGCTCCCAGTGCCAGGAGCATCACTGGGGAGACCCTGAGCGGGAGTGCCGAG CCTGCGAGTGTGAGCCACTGGGCTCTGAGAGCCCGCAGTGTGAGCAGGCCAGCGGGCAGTGCCAGTGCCGGCCGGGCTTCGGGGGGCTGCGCTGTGACCGCTGCCAGCGGGGCTACCAGGAGGCCTTCCCCCGCTGCTCGCCCTGTCACCCCTGCTTCGGGCGCTGGGACCCGACCCTGGGCAGCCTGCGGGACGGGCTGCGGCGCCTGGGAGCGCAGGCACGGGCGCTGCGGGAGGGGGGGTCCGTGCCCCCGCTCAGCCCCCGCCGCCTGCGGGCACTGGAGGAGGCCCTGGGGCATGTGGAGCGGCTGCTGGGCgaggggggcagccccagcagccccctcctcgACGGGCTGCCCGGGCAGCTGGACGGCACCAGGCAAGTGTGCGCAgtggactggggtgggggggaccccccTTTTGTCACCCAAAAAGGCTTGAGACCCCTCTCCTCCCCGCAAAGGATGGAGCTGGATGACTTCTGGAAGCAGCTCCAAGAGCTGGAACAACATCTAGATCAGCTGGCACAGGCAGATGTGCAGCACCGCGGCCGGCTGGCCGGGCTGAGCCGTGAGCTGGGGGGTCTCAACCGAACTGCCTCCCACCTCCAAATCCTCCTGAGCACCGTAGCAGCGGCCGGATTTGGCG AGTCTTACCGCAGCATCCTGGCATCGGTGGAGGACTCGCGGAAGGCGGAGGCGGTGGTGAACGGCACAGCCAGCAAGCTCAAGGGGGCACAGGCGACGCGGCAGGCGGCTGAGCGGGTGCTGCGGCAGCGGGGCGATGCTTTCCGACGCAGCACAGCCGCGGCACGGAAATCCTTGCGGGAGGCACAGAAACGGGTGATGGGACTCAGCGTTGCCAGGATCAATGAGAAG ATTTGTGGGGCACCCGGGGACCTGAGCTGTGAGCAAGCGCCTTGCGGAGGAGCCTTGTGCCAGGACAGCGCAGGGACACGGCATTGTGGCGGCATGGGGTGCGCGGGGGCACTGCCCATCTCGGCTCGAGCCCTGAGCAGCGCCCATAATACTTcgcagcagctggaggtggcaTTGGGGCAGCTGGGTGTTGTGGCACAGAAG CCCCATGCACCCCAGACGCAGGAGGTGCAGGAGCTGGCCCGGGGGGCACGGAGCCGGGCGGAGGAGGCGCTGGGGCGTTCGCAGGCTGCCCGCAGCCGCGCAGAGAAGGCAACGGCCCAGCTGCGGGACTTCATCCGCCGAATTAAGGCCTTCCTGGCAG AGGAGGGAGCTGACCCGGGCAGCATCGAGCTGGTGGCCCGGCAGGTGCTGAACATCTCCTTGCCCAGCAGCCCCGGCCGGATCCAGGAGCTGCTGCGGGAGATGCGGGAGAGCATTGGCCAGCTGGAGGGGGTGGACGTGGTGCTCAACAGCACGGCGCAGGGGCTGGCCACGGCACGGGGGCTGCTGGCGCAGGGACGGGACGCCAGGCGA CGAGCGGAAGGCGTGAGGGATGAGCTGGCGGGAACACAGCGGGCGCTGGAGGTGGCGCAGGCACAGGCAACAGCGGCGGGGAGTGCCCTGCAGAGTGCCAGGGATGCCATCCGGGTGGCTGAGAGCAGAGTCAAGGAG GCGGAGCGCAGGCTGCAGGCGCTGGAGGGGAAGGAGTTG
- the LOC128137043 gene encoding laminin subunit beta-4-like isoform X5: MDLLALALLLGVPVARGWQEPDLSHGCARGSCYPATGNLLVGRAPRLSATSTCGLDGPQEYCIVSHLQDSEKCFTCDSRDPSLPESHRIENVIYLSGPHGQRTWWQSENGVEHVSIRLDLEGEFHFTHLIMKFKTFRPAAMLVERSADFGRSWKVYRYFAYNCSKLFPGIPGQPSGLVDKVLCDQRYSEIEPSSHGEVIFKVLDPSIPVADPYSPDIQDLLRVTNLRVNLTKLHTLGDNLLDSRREVLHKYYYAVDELVLRGSCFCHGHAAHCAPAPGAPTSSVPGMIHGRCVCEHHTQGLNCERCQDFYHDLPWRPAEGSSTNACRRCDCNEHSRRCHFDMAVFLATGNSSGAVCDSCQHNTMGRRCHLCKPFYYRHPRSDIRAPTACAPCDCDPAGSLDGGACDGHTDVALGMIAGQCRCKENVAGPRCDRCRHGAYGLSHGDPQGCQPCRCDPRGTVAGSSPCDPISGDCYCKRFVAGRSCSQCVPEFWGLSYDVGGCRPCACDFGGAYNNRCSMEDGACPCRPHLMGRQCDQVQPGFFCAPLDYYTYEAERATGHSHGHPQLPGSVRAEVPQDCLEYDTREPGGRKGRLRHQRSPPRAPQPRAPSRRSRQQPPKPDVEEVVRDGTGHMVTWTGSGFARVRDGAGLTFRVDDVPYPMDYELLLRYEPESAEDWEAVVGVSSRALPTSPRCGNVLPSEQMYRESLPHSQRYVLLSQPFCFEPSTPYEVTMRLQRAGVTQRHPSAFILIDSLVLLPRVSELPGFHGAEAAARQEELERYRCLEAFRMGPPHPLAQACARLVCSVSALLHGGALPCQCDPQGSRSSECQAQGGQCECKPHVLGRRCDRCAPGSYGFGPLGCSPCACSPEGSVSQLCDAVSGQCRCQPGAVGRQCDQCQPGHWGFPACRPCQCNGHTKECDPRTGSCLRCRDHTAGRHCERCQDGYYGDPVLGSGQQCRPCPCPGYPGTRHYHGTACHADEETHHIVCLCAPGYVGPRCDRCSPGYFGTPEMEGGVCRPCQCNNNIDASDPGACDPRTGHCLRCLYHTAGPRCAHCQPGYYGNALQRSCRRCSCDPRGTLASHCAAGTCTCDRSSGTCACRPNVVGKSCDHCAPHFWSLGGPGGCEPCGCHPTRALHPACETVTGQCQCRPGFGGRICSQCQEHHWGDPERECRACECEPLGSESPQCEQASGQCQCRPGFGGLRCDRCQRGYQEAFPRCSPCHPCFGRWDPTLGSLRDGLRRLGAQARALREGGSVPPLSPRRLRALEEALGHVERLLGEGGSPSSPLLDGLPGQLDGTRQVCAVDWGGGDPPFVTQKGLRPLSSPQRMELDDFWKQLQELEQHLDQLAQADVQHRGRLAGLSRELGGLNRTASHLQILLSTVAAAGFGESYRSILASVEDSRKAEAVVNGTASKLKGAQATRQAAERVLRQRGDAFRRSTAAARKSLREAQKRVMGLSVARINEKICGAPGDLSCEQAPCGGALCQDSAGTRHCGGMGCAGALPISARALSSAHNTSQQLEVALGQLGVVAQKPHAPQTQEVQELARGARSRAEEALGRSQAARSRAEKATAQLRDFIRRIKAFLAEEGADPGSIELVARQVLNISLPSSPGRIQELLREMRESIGQLEGVDVVLNSTAQGLATARGLLAQGRDARRRAEGVRDELAGTQRALEVAQAQATAAGSALQSARDAIRVAESRVKEAERRLQALEGKELRAQRRLRELAQRVTTLQEQGRDARRVAQQAKDGAQRATATSDTLGQDLVQVTQRYVVLKGRVNGLARVSSGALQRVTQLTAEARDLLDKASSSKRKLEELEQHFGANERAMAAKATRLQALEQRVWGLLEEIRERANAYATC; this comes from the exons ATGGACCTCCTGGCACTCGCTCTCCTCCTGG GGGTGCCAGTGGcgaggggctggcaggagcccgACCTGAGCCACGGCTGCGCCCGCGGCAGCTGCTACCCGGCCACCGGGAACCTGCTGGTGGGGCGAGCCCCCCGCCTGAGTGCCACCTCCACATGCGGGCTGGATGGGCCCCAGGAGTACTGCATCGTCAGCCACCTCCAG GACTCGGAGAAATGCTTCACCTGCGACTCACGGGACCCGTCCCTGCCCGAGAGCCACCGCATTGAGAACGTCATCTACCTTAGCGGACCCCATGGCCAGCGGACCTGGTGGCAGTCAGAGAACG GCGTGGAGCATGTCAGCATCCGCCTGGACCTGGAGGGCGAGTTCCACTTCACCCACCTCATCATGAAGTTTAAG ACCTTCCGCCCTGCGGCCATGCTGGTGGAGCGCTCGGCCGACTTCGGGCGCAGCTGGAAGGTCTACCGCTACTTCGCCTACAACTGCTCCAAGCTCTTCCCCGGCATCCCTGGCCAGCCCTCGGGGCTGGTGGACAAGGTGCTGTGTGACCAGCGCTACTCTGAGATCGAGCCCTCCAGCCACGGGGAG gtCATCTTCAAGGTGCTGGACCCCTCCATCCCTGTGGCGGATCCCTACAGCCCGGACATCCAGG ACCTGCTGCGCGTCACCAACCTGCGGGTGAACCTCACCAAGCTGCACACGCTGGGGGACAACCTGCTGGACTCGCGGCGGGAGGTGCTGCACAAGTACTACTACGCTGTGGATGAGCTGGTACTGCGCGGGAGCTGCTTCTGTCACGGCCACGCTGCCCACTGTGCCCCAGCACCCGGTGCCCCAACATCCTCCGTCCCCGGCATG ATCCACGGGCGCTGCGTCTGCGAGCACCACACGCAGGGGCTGAACTGCGAGCGCTGCCAGGACTTCTACCACGACCTGCCCTGGCGCCCGGCTGAGGGCTCCAGCACCAACGCCTGCCGCC GCTGTGACTGCAACGAGCACTCGCGGCGGTGCCACTTCGACATGGCCGTCTTCCTGGCCACGGGGAACAGCAGCGGGGCTGTGTGTGACAGCTGCCAGCACAACACCATGGGCCGCCGCTGCCACCTCTGCAAGCCCTTCTACTACCGGCACCCCCGCTCCGACATCCGTGCCCCCACTGCCTGCGCCC CATGTGACTGTGACCCGGCGGGCTCGCTGGATGGAGGCGCCTGTGACGGGCACACGGACGTGGCGCTGGGCATGATTGCGGGGCAGTGCCGCTGCAAGGAGAACGTGGCCGGTCCCCGCTGTGACCGCTGCCGGCACGGTGCCTACGGCCTCAGCCATGGCGATCCGCAGGGCTGCCAGC CATGCAGGTGTGACCCACGGGGCACGGTGGCGGGCAGCTCCCCCTGCGACCCCATCAGTGGGGACTGTTACTGCAAACGCTTCGTGGCTGGGCGCTCCTGCAGCCAGTGCGTG CCCGAGTTCTGGGGCCTCAGCTATGACGTGGGGGGCTGCCGACCCTGCGCCTGCGACTTCGGGGGAGCCTACAACAACCG GTGCTCCATGGAGGACGGGGCTTGTCCCTGCCGTCCCCACCTCATGGGGCGGCAGTGCGACCAGGTCCAGCCTGGCTTCTTCTGCGCCCCCCTTGACTACTACACCTACGAGGCTGAGCGGGCCACCGGCCACAGCCACGGCCACCCCCAGCTCCCG GGCAGCGTCCGGGCAGAGGTGCCCCAGGACTGCCTGGAGTACGACACCAGGGAGCCGGGGGGGCGGAAGGGGCGCCTGCGGCACCAGCGCagccccccccgcgcccctcaGCCCCGTGCCCCCTCCCGCCGCAGCCGCCAGCAGCCCCCCAAG CCGGACGTGGAGGAGGTGGTGCGGGACGGCACCGGGCACATGGTGACGTGGACGGGCTCGGGGTTCGCCCGGGTGAGAGATGGGGCTGGCCTAACCTTCCGCGTGGACGACGTGCCCTACCCCATGGACTACGAGCTGCTGCTGCGCTACGAGCCTGAG TCGGCCGAGGACTGGGAGGCTGTGGTCGGCGTCAGCTCCCGGGCGCTGCCCACCAGCCCTCGCTGCGGGAACGTGCTGCCCTCCGAGCAGATGTACCGTGAGAGCCTGCCCCACAGCcagag GTATGTGCTGCTGTCCCAGCCCTTCTGCTTTGAGCCCAGCACCCCCTACGAGGTGACCATGCGGCTTCAACGGGCCGGAGTCACCCAGCGCCACCCCAGCGCCTTCATCCTCATCGACTCG CTGGTGCTCCTGCCCCGGGTGTCGGAGTTGCCGGGCTTCCACGGGGCAGAGGCGGCGGCAcgccaggaggagctggagcgaTATCGGTGCCTGGAGGCGTTTCGCATGGGCCCCCCACACCCCCTGGCCCAGGCCTGCGCCCGCCTGGTCTGCAGCGTCTCAGCCCTGCTGCACGGCGGGGCACTGC CCTGCCAGTGCGACCCACAGGGCTCCCGCAGCAGCGAGTGCCAGGCGCAGGGAGGGCAGTGTGAGTGCAAGCCCCACGTCCTTGGCCGGCGCTGTGACCGCTGTGCCCCAGGCAGCTACGGCTTCGGACCCCTGGGCTGCAGCC CCTGCGCCTGCTCCCCGGAGGGCTCGGTGTCACAGCTGTGCGATGCGGTGAGCGGGCAGTGCCGCTGCCAGCCTGGTGCTGTGGGCCGGCAGTGTGACCAGTGCCAGCCTGGCCACTGGGGCTTTCCCGCCTGCCGGCCCTGCCAGTGCAACGGGCACACCAAGGAGTGCGACCCCcggacaggcagctgcctgcgctgccgTGACCACACTGCCGGACGGCACTGCGAGAG GTGCCAGGATGGGTACTACGGGGACCCAGTGCTGGGCTCGGGGCAGCAGTGCcggccctgcccctgccccggctaCCCCGGCACACGGCACTACCACGGGACCGCCTGCCACGCCGACGAGGAGACCCACCACATCGTCTGCCTCTGTGCGCCTGGATACGTCG ggcCCCGCTGCGACCGCTGCTCCCCTGGCTACTTTGGGACGCCGGAGATGGAGGGTGGCGTGTGCCGGCCCTGTCAATGCAACAATAACATCGACGCCAGCGACCCGGGGGCCTGTGACCCCCGCACGGGGCACTGCCTGCGCTGCCTGTACCACACCGCTGGGCCCCGCTGCGCCCACTGCCAGCCCGGCTACTACGGCAATGCCCTGCAGCGCAGCTGCCGGc GCTGCAGCTGTGACCCACGGGGAACCCTGGCCTCCCACTGTGCCGCCGGCACCTGCACCTGCGACCGCAGCAGCGGCACCTGTGCCTGCCGGCCCAACGTGGTGGGCAAGAGCTGTGACCACTGCGCACCCCACTTCTGGAGCCTGGGGGGACCAGGGGGCTGCGAGCCCTGTGGCTGCCACCCCACACGCGCCTTGCACCCCGCCTGCGAGACG GTGACGGGGCAGTGCCAGTGCCGGCCTGGCTTTGGGGGCCGCATCTGCTCCCAGTGCCAGGAGCATCACTGGGGAGACCCTGAGCGGGAGTGCCGAG CCTGCGAGTGTGAGCCACTGGGCTCTGAGAGCCCGCAGTGTGAGCAGGCCAGCGGGCAGTGCCAGTGCCGGCCGGGCTTCGGGGGGCTGCGCTGTGACCGCTGCCAGCGGGGCTACCAGGAGGCCTTCCCCCGCTGCTCGCCCTGTCACCCCTGCTTCGGGCGCTGGGACCCGACCCTGGGCAGCCTGCGGGACGGGCTGCGGCGCCTGGGAGCGCAGGCACGGGCGCTGCGGGAGGGGGGGTCCGTGCCCCCGCTCAGCCCCCGCCGCCTGCGGGCACTGGAGGAGGCCCTGGGGCATGTGGAGCGGCTGCTGGGCgaggggggcagccccagcagccccctcctcgACGGGCTGCCCGGGCAGCTGGACGGCACCAGGCAAGTGTGCGCAgtggactggggtgggggggaccccccTTTTGTCACCCAAAAAGGCTTGAGACCCCTCTCCTCCCCGCAAAGGATGGAGCTGGATGACTTCTGGAAGCAGCTCCAAGAGCTGGAACAACATCTAGATCAGCTGGCACAGGCAGATGTGCAGCACCGCGGCCGGCTGGCCGGGCTGAGCCGTGAGCTGGGGGGTCTCAACCGAACTGCCTCCCACCTCCAAATCCTCCTGAGCACCGTAGCAGCGGCCGGATTTGGCG AGTCTTACCGCAGCATCCTGGCATCGGTGGAGGACTCGCGGAAGGCGGAGGCGGTGGTGAACGGCACAGCCAGCAAGCTCAAGGGGGCACAGGCGACGCGGCAGGCGGCTGAGCGGGTGCTGCGGCAGCGGGGCGATGCTTTCCGACGCAGCACAGCCGCGGCACGGAAATCCTTGCGGGAGGCACAGAAACGGGTGATGGGACTCAGCGTTGCCAGGATCAATGAGAAG ATTTGTGGGGCACCCGGGGACCTGAGCTGTGAGCAAGCGCCTTGCGGAGGAGCCTTGTGCCAGGACAGCGCAGGGACACGGCATTGTGGCGGCATGGGGTGCGCGGGGGCACTGCCCATCTCGGCTCGAGCCCTGAGCAGCGCCCATAATACTTcgcagcagctggaggtggcaTTGGGGCAGCTGGGTGTTGTGGCACAGAAG CCCCATGCACCCCAGACGCAGGAGGTGCAGGAGCTGGCCCGGGGGGCACGGAGCCGGGCGGAGGAGGCGCTGGGGCGTTCGCAGGCTGCCCGCAGCCGCGCAGAGAAGGCAACGGCCCAGCTGCGGGACTTCATCCGCCGAATTAAGGCCTTCCTGGCAG AGGAGGGAGCTGACCCGGGCAGCATCGAGCTGGTGGCCCGGCAGGTGCTGAACATCTCCTTGCCCAGCAGCCCCGGCCGGATCCAGGAGCTGCTGCGGGAGATGCGGGAGAGCATTGGCCAGCTGGAGGGGGTGGACGTGGTGCTCAACAGCACGGCGCAGGGGCTGGCCACGGCACGGGGGCTGCTGGCGCAGGGACGGGACGCCAGGCGA CGAGCGGAAGGCGTGAGGGATGAGCTGGCGGGAACACAGCGGGCGCTGGAGGTGGCGCAGGCACAGGCAACAGCGGCGGGGAGTGCCCTGCAGAGTGCCAGGGATGCCATCCGGGTGGCTGAGAGCAGAGTCAAGGAG GCGGAGCGCAGGCTGCAGGCGCTGGAGGGGAAGGAGTTG